The proteins below come from a single Odocoileus virginianus isolate 20LAN1187 ecotype Illinois unplaced genomic scaffold, Ovbor_1.2 Unplaced_Scaffold_14, whole genome shotgun sequence genomic window:
- the TSPYL2 gene encoding testis-specific Y-encoded-like protein 2 isoform X2: MDRPDEGPPAKARRLSGSEPPLSELPPPPPPPPPLLRLPLPPPQQRPRLQEETEAAQVLADMRGVGLGPALPPPPPYVILEEGGIRAYFTLGAGGPGWEPAVESGYGGSSPPVESLETLSPSEVSGGSLEIDFQVTEPSSFAGEKALETCSAGGRGYQRLAGPRGREETVIIVEDDDEDEKESVRKRRRRRKRKPRKVKRESPEKNAEKIECILQALENIQLDLEAVNIKAGKAFLRLKRKFIQMRRPFLERRDLIIQHIPGFWVKAFLNHPKISILINQRDEDIFRYLTNLQVQDLRHISMGYKMKLYFQTNPYFTNMVIVKEFQRNRSGRLVSHSTPIRWHRGQEPQAHRHGNQDASHSFFSWFSNHSLPEADRIAEIIKNDLWVNPVRYYMMGEGGYRTSRKKQEKEESKNKDEYEVVIVEDSDDYHIMEDIIGETSDSDGITDNETIHDVKISDFMETTDCFETTDNEITDISESLCDSECPGHNETTDNNESPNDNETTDNNESADDKESTDDNTENPEDENTDENEENPDDNDENADENPIGDDENPKGGNQSSNGNNQDSSDSDNEGDNDGSDIEDNDGNEGDNEGSDDDGNEGDNEGSDDDDRDIEDYENYLEGSDKDHHNTTNQDNYEDEVENISEEESSVEEEEEGSEEGSEQGENSNDEEGIEDDSGEEDSEDSDMEKVLQVQNPWAIPGKRGKMG, translated from the exons ATGGACCGCCCAGATGAAGGGCCTCCGGCCAAGGCCCGCCGCCTTAGTGGCTCCGAGCCCCCTCTGAGcgagctgccgccgccgccgcctcctcctcctcctctcctgcgCCTGCCCCTGCCTCCACCTCAGCAGCGCCCGAGGCTCCAGGAGGAAACCGAGGCGGCACAGGTGCTGGCTGACATGAGGGGGGTGGGACTGGGCCCCGCTCTGCCCCCGCCTCCGCCCTATGTCATCCTCGAGGAGGGGGGTATCCGCGCATACTtcaccctgggggctgggggtcccGGCTGGGAGCCCGCAGTCGAGTCAGGGTACGGGGGGTCGTCCCCTCCCGTGGAGAGCCTAGAAACGCTCTCTCCCTCAGAGGTTTCTGGGGGAAGCCTGGAGATTGACTTCCAGGTGACGGAGCCCAGCAGCTTTGCAGGAGAGAAGGCCCTAGAAACCTGTAGCGCAGGGGGGCGGGGGTACCAGAGGTTAGCCGGTCCAagggggagagaggagactgTCATCATCGTGGAAGACGACGACGAGGATGAAAAGGAAAgcgtgaggaagaggaggaggaggaggaagaggaagcccAGGAAGGTGAAGAGGGAAAGCCCAGAGAAGAATGCCGAGAAGATAGAGTGCATCCTGCAGGCTCTGGAAAACATTCAACTAGACCTGGAGGCGGTGAATATCAAGGCAGGCAAGGCCTTCCTCCGTCTCAAGCGCAAGTTCATCCAGATGCGGAGACCCTTCCTGGAGCGCAGAGATCTTATCATCCAGCATATCCCAGGCTTCTGGGTCAAAGCA TTCCTCAACCACCCCAAAATTTCAATCTTGATCAACCAACGCGATGAAGACATTTTCCGCTACTTGACCAACCTGCAG GTACAGGATCTCAGACATATCTCCATGGGCTACAAAATGAAGCTGTACTTCCAGACAAACCCCTACTTCACAAATATGGTGATTGTCAAGGAGTTCCAGCGCAACCGCTCAG GCCGGCTGGTGTCTCACTCCACCCCAATTCGCTGGCACCGGGGCCAGGAACCTCAGGCCCACAGGCATGGGAACCAGGATGCCAGCCACAGCTTCTTCAGCTGGTTCTCAAACCATAGCCTCCCAGAAGCTGACAGGATTGCTGAG ATTATCAAGAATGACCTGTGGGTTAACCCTGTGCGTTACTACATGAtgggagaagggggctacagaacaagcagaaagaagcaagaaaaagaagaaag TAAAAACAAGGATGAATATGAAGTGGTGATTGTGGAAGACTCTGATGACTATCACATCATGGAAGACATTATTGGAGAGACCTCAGACAGTGATGGTATCACCGACAATGAGACCATTCATGACGTCAAGATCTCTGACTTCATGGAGACCACTGACTGCTTCGAGACCACTGACAACGAGATAACTGACATCAGTGAGAGCCTCTGTGACAGCGAGTGCCCTGGCCACAATGAGACCACCGACAACAACGAAAGCCCCAATGACAATGAAACCACTGATAACAATGAGAGTGCTGATGACAAGGAGAGTACCGATGACAACACTGAGAACCCTGAAGATGAAAACACTGATGAGAACGAAGAGAACCCTGATGACAACGATGAGAATGCTGATGAGAACCCCATTGGTGATGATGAGAACCCCAAAGGTGGCAACCAAAGCAGCAATGGCAACAACCAGGACAGCAGTGACAGTGACAATGAAGGAGACAATGATGGCAGTGATATTGAAGATAATGATGGCAACGAAGGTGACAATGAAGGTAGTGATGATGATGGCAACGAAGGTGACAATGAAGgcagtgatgatgatgacagaGACATTGAAGACTACGAGAATTACCTCGAAGGCTCTGACAAGGATCACCATAACACCACCAACCAGGACAACTATGAGGATGAAGTAGAGAACATCTCTGAAGAAGAGTCGTcagtggaggaagaggaggagggcagtGAGGAAG GCAGTGAGCAAGGTGAGAACAGCAATGATGAGGAAGGAATCGAAGACGACTCAGGAGAGGAAGACTCAGAAGACTCCGACATGGAGAAGGTGCTTCAGGTCCAAAACCCTTGGGCCATCCCGGGAAAGAGGGGCAAAATGGGATAA
- the TSPYL2 gene encoding testis-specific Y-encoded-like protein 2 isoform X1 has product MDRPDEGPPAKARRLSGSEPPLSELPPPPPPPPPLLRLPLPPPQQRPRLQEETEAAQVLADMRGVGLGPALPPPPPYVILEEGGIRAYFTLGAGGPGWEPAVESGYGGSSPPVESLETLSPSEVSGGSLEIDFQVTEPSSFAGEKALETCSAGGRGYQRLAGPRGREETVIIVEDDDEDEKESVRKRRRRRKRKPRKVKRESPEKNAEKIECILQALENIQLDLEAVNIKAGKAFLRLKRKFIQMRRPFLERRDLIIQHIPGFWVKAFLNHPKISILINQRDEDIFRYLTNLQVQDLRHISMGYKMKLYFQTNPYFTNMVIVKEFQRNRSGRLVSHSTPIRWHRGQEPQAHRHGNQDASHSFFSWFSNHSLPEADRIAEIIKNDLWVNPVRYYMMGEGGYRTSRKKQEKEERLLHSKNKDEYEVVIVEDSDDYHIMEDIIGETSDSDGITDNETIHDVKISDFMETTDCFETTDNEITDISESLCDSECPGHNETTDNNESPNDNETTDNNESADDKESTDDNTENPEDENTDENEENPDDNDENADENPIGDDENPKGGNQSSNGNNQDSSDSDNEGDNDGSDIEDNDGNEGDNEGSDDDGNEGDNEGSDDDDRDIEDYENYLEGSDKDHHNTTNQDNYEDEVENISEEESSVEEEEEGSEEGSEQGENSNDEEGIEDDSGEEDSEDSDMEKVLQVQNPWAIPGKRGKMG; this is encoded by the exons ATGGACCGCCCAGATGAAGGGCCTCCGGCCAAGGCCCGCCGCCTTAGTGGCTCCGAGCCCCCTCTGAGcgagctgccgccgccgccgcctcctcctcctcctctcctgcgCCTGCCCCTGCCTCCACCTCAGCAGCGCCCGAGGCTCCAGGAGGAAACCGAGGCGGCACAGGTGCTGGCTGACATGAGGGGGGTGGGACTGGGCCCCGCTCTGCCCCCGCCTCCGCCCTATGTCATCCTCGAGGAGGGGGGTATCCGCGCATACTtcaccctgggggctgggggtcccGGCTGGGAGCCCGCAGTCGAGTCAGGGTACGGGGGGTCGTCCCCTCCCGTGGAGAGCCTAGAAACGCTCTCTCCCTCAGAGGTTTCTGGGGGAAGCCTGGAGATTGACTTCCAGGTGACGGAGCCCAGCAGCTTTGCAGGAGAGAAGGCCCTAGAAACCTGTAGCGCAGGGGGGCGGGGGTACCAGAGGTTAGCCGGTCCAagggggagagaggagactgTCATCATCGTGGAAGACGACGACGAGGATGAAAAGGAAAgcgtgaggaagaggaggaggaggaggaagaggaagcccAGGAAGGTGAAGAGGGAAAGCCCAGAGAAGAATGCCGAGAAGATAGAGTGCATCCTGCAGGCTCTGGAAAACATTCAACTAGACCTGGAGGCGGTGAATATCAAGGCAGGCAAGGCCTTCCTCCGTCTCAAGCGCAAGTTCATCCAGATGCGGAGACCCTTCCTGGAGCGCAGAGATCTTATCATCCAGCATATCCCAGGCTTCTGGGTCAAAGCA TTCCTCAACCACCCCAAAATTTCAATCTTGATCAACCAACGCGATGAAGACATTTTCCGCTACTTGACCAACCTGCAG GTACAGGATCTCAGACATATCTCCATGGGCTACAAAATGAAGCTGTACTTCCAGACAAACCCCTACTTCACAAATATGGTGATTGTCAAGGAGTTCCAGCGCAACCGCTCAG GCCGGCTGGTGTCTCACTCCACCCCAATTCGCTGGCACCGGGGCCAGGAACCTCAGGCCCACAGGCATGGGAACCAGGATGCCAGCCACAGCTTCTTCAGCTGGTTCTCAAACCATAGCCTCCCAGAAGCTGACAGGATTGCTGAG ATTATCAAGAATGACCTGTGGGTTAACCCTGTGCGTTACTACATGAtgggagaagggggctacagaacaagcagaaagaagcaagaaaaagaagaaag ACTTCTCCACAGTAAAAACAAGGATGAATATGAAGTGGTGATTGTGGAAGACTCTGATGACTATCACATCATGGAAGACATTATTGGAGAGACCTCAGACAGTGATGGTATCACCGACAATGAGACCATTCATGACGTCAAGATCTCTGACTTCATGGAGACCACTGACTGCTTCGAGACCACTGACAACGAGATAACTGACATCAGTGAGAGCCTCTGTGACAGCGAGTGCCCTGGCCACAATGAGACCACCGACAACAACGAAAGCCCCAATGACAATGAAACCACTGATAACAATGAGAGTGCTGATGACAAGGAGAGTACCGATGACAACACTGAGAACCCTGAAGATGAAAACACTGATGAGAACGAAGAGAACCCTGATGACAACGATGAGAATGCTGATGAGAACCCCATTGGTGATGATGAGAACCCCAAAGGTGGCAACCAAAGCAGCAATGGCAACAACCAGGACAGCAGTGACAGTGACAATGAAGGAGACAATGATGGCAGTGATATTGAAGATAATGATGGCAACGAAGGTGACAATGAAGGTAGTGATGATGATGGCAACGAAGGTGACAATGAAGgcagtgatgatgatgacagaGACATTGAAGACTACGAGAATTACCTCGAAGGCTCTGACAAGGATCACCATAACACCACCAACCAGGACAACTATGAGGATGAAGTAGAGAACATCTCTGAAGAAGAGTCGTcagtggaggaagaggaggagggcagtGAGGAAG GCAGTGAGCAAGGTGAGAACAGCAATGATGAGGAAGGAATCGAAGACGACTCAGGAGAGGAAGACTCAGAAGACTCCGACATGGAGAAGGTGCTTCAGGTCCAAAACCCTTGGGCCATCCCGGGAAAGAGGGGCAAAATGGGATAA
- the GPR173 gene encoding probable G-protein coupled receptor 173, producing MANTTGEPEEVSGALSPPSAAAYVKLVLLGLIMCVSLAGNAILSLLVLKDRALHKAPYYFLLDLCLADGIRSAVCFPFVLASVRHGSSWTFSALSCKIVAFMAVLFCFHAAFMLFCISVTRYMAIAHHRFYAKRMTLWTCAAIICMAWTLSVAMAFPPVFDVGTYKFIREEDQCIFEHRYFKANDTLGFMLMLAVLMAATHAVYGKLLLFEYRHRKMKPVQMVPAISQNWTFHGPGATGQAAANWIAGFGRGPMPPTLLGIRQNGHAASRRLLGMDEVKGEKQLGRMFYAITLLFLLLWSPYIVACYWRVFVKACTVPHRYLATAVWMSFAQAAVNPIVCFLLNKDLKKCLRTHAPCWGTGGAPAPREPYCVM from the coding sequence ATGGCCAACACCACTGGAGAGCCCGAGGAGGTGAGCGGTGCACTGTCTCCACCATCAGCAGCGGCTTACGTGAAGCTGGTGCTGCTGGGACTGATCATGTGCGTGAGCCTGGCGGGCAACGCCATCTTGTCCCTGCTGGTGCTCAAGGACCGTGCCCTGCACAAGGCTCCTTACTACTTTCTGCTGGACCTGTGCCTGGCTGACGGCATACGCTCTGCCGTCTGCTTCCCCTTTGTGCTGGCTTCTGTGCGCCACGGCTCCTCATGGACCTTCAGTGCGCTCAGCTGCAAGATTGTGGCCTTTATGGCTGTGCTCTTTTGCTTCCATGCGGCCTTCATGCTGTTCTGCATCAGCGTCACACGCTACATGGCCATCGCCCACCACCGCTTCTATGCCAAGCGCATGACACTCTGGACATGCGCAGCCATCATCTGCATGGCCTGGACCCTGTCTGTGGCCATGGCCTTCCCACCTGTCTTCGACGTGGGCACCTACAAGTTCATCCGTGAGGAGGACCAGTGTATCTTTGAGCATCGCTACTTCAAGGCCAATGACACGCTGGGCTTCATGCTTATGTTGGCTGTGCTTATGGCAGCCACACATGCTGTCTATGGCAAGCTGCTCCTCTTCGAGTATCGTCACCGCAAGATGAAGCCTGTGCAGATGGTGCCAGCCatcagtcagaactggacattcCATGGCCCTGGGGCCACTGGCCAGGCTGCTGCCAATTGGATCGCTGGCTTTGGCCGAGGGCCCATGCCACCAACCCTACTGGGTATCCGGCAGAATGGGCATGCAGCCAGCCGGCGGCTGCTGGGCATGGACGAGGTCAAGGGTGAAAAGCAGCTGGGCCGTATGTTCTACGCGATCACACTGCTCTTCCTGCTCCTCTGGTCACCCTACATTGTGGCCTGCTACTGGCGAGTGTTTGTGAAAGCCTGCACCGTGCCCCACCGTTACCTGGCCACTGCTGTTTGGATGAGCTTCGCCCAGGCTGCCGTCAACCCAATCGTCTGCTTCCTGCTCAACAAGGACCTCAAGAAGTGCCTGAGGACTCACGCCCCCTGCTGGGGCACAGGAGGTGCCCCAGCTCCTAGAGAACCCTACTGTGTGATGTGA